TGATTGACCACCGAGCAGATACGGGCATGGGCGTACTGGATGTAATAGACCGGGTTTTCGTTGGTCTGGCTCTTCGCCAGATCGAGGTCGAAATCAAGATGCTGGTCGGATTTGCGCAGGGCGTAGAAGAAGCGGCAGGCATCGTTGCCGACTTCGCCACGCAATTCGCGCAGCGTGACGAACTCTCCCGAACGCGTCGACATCGAGGCCTTCTGACCATTGCGGTAAAGCACGGCAAACTGGACAAGGGCAACCTGCAGCTTCTTGGCATCGAGGCCAAGCGCCGTGATCGCGCCGTTGACGCGGGAAATATAGCCGTGGTGGTCAGCCCCCCAGATGTTGATGACCTTGTCGAAACCGCGCTCGAACTTGTTGAGGTGATAGGCGATATCGGAGGCGAAATAGGTGTAGAGACCATTCTCGCGCTGGACGACGCGATCCTTCTCGTCGCCGAAGGTGGTCGACTTGAACCAGCGAGCTCCGTTCTGCACATACAGGTGGCCGTTCTTTTCGAGCAGATCGACGCAACGGGCGACCAGCCCGGTATCAAATAATGCCTGCTCGGAGAACCAGACGTCGAAATGGACGCCGAACTCTTCGAGATCGTTGCGCCCGTCAGCCAACTGTTCGGACAGGGCATGACGGTGAACGTAAGCCCAGTCCGGACCAAGCAATTCCTTGGCGCGGGCGATCAGGGCATCGAGCTGCTGCTCGCGCTGCTGCTTGGCTTCGTCATCGCTCCGTGTGGCGTCGGGGAAACCCGGCGTGCCAGCCAGCACGGCATCGGCCGTGCGCACGTACTTGTCGCCGTGGGCGTGCTTCAACTGCTCGGCCATGTCGCGCACATAGTCGCCCTGATAGCCATTGGGCGGGAAGGGCACCGTGACGCCCTGCTGCTCGAGATAACGCAACCAGGTCGACACCGCCAGGATGTCCATCTGACGACCCGCATCATTGACGTAATACTCGCGCGTCACGTCCCAGCCGGCAAAGGTCAGCAAGCTCGACAGCGATGCGCCGTAAGCCGCACCGCGCCCATGGCCGACGTGCAGCGGGCCGGTCGGATTGGCCGAAACGAACTCGACCTGAACCTTCTGCCAGGCACCGAGCGTGGAACGGCCGAAGTTCTCGCCTTCAGCCAGCACGGCCTTGACGATACTGGTCTTGGCGCTGGCGTCGAGGGTGAAATTGATGAACCCGGCCCCGGCCACTTCAGCCTTGGTAACCAATGCCGAAACGGGCAATTCGTTCACCAGTTGCTGGGCGATTTCACGCGGATTCTTCTTCAGCGCCTTGGCCAGTTGCATGGCCAGATTGGTCGCGAAGTCACCGTGCGTCGGGTCACGCGGGCGCTCAAGCTGGATGGGGGTATTGTCAGCGCCCGGCACCACGCTGGCGAGAGACTGTTGAAGGAGGGCGGTGAGCTGGGATTTGACGTCTAGGGGCATTGATTCGCGGCACGAAATTGCAAAACGTCGATTATACGCTGTCGATCCCTACTTATTGCCTGCCAAGGG
The DNA window shown above is from Dechloromonas sp. HYN0024 and carries:
- the argS gene encoding arginine--tRNA ligase gives rise to the protein MPLDVKSQLTALLQQSLASVVPGADNTPIQLERPRDPTHGDFATNLAMQLAKALKKNPREIAQQLVNELPVSALVTKAEVAGAGFINFTLDASAKTSIVKAVLAEGENFGRSTLGAWQKVQVEFVSANPTGPLHVGHGRGAAYGASLSSLLTFAGWDVTREYYVNDAGRQMDILAVSTWLRYLEQQGVTVPFPPNGYQGDYVRDMAEQLKHAHGDKYVRTADAVLAGTPGFPDATRSDDEAKQQREQQLDALIARAKELLGPDWAYVHRHALSEQLADGRNDLEEFGVHFDVWFSEQALFDTGLVARCVDLLEKNGHLYVQNGARWFKSTTFGDEKDRVVQRENGLYTYFASDIAYHLNKFERGFDKVINIWGADHHGYISRVNGAITALGLDAKKLQVALVQFAVLYRNGQKASMSTRSGEFVTLRELRGEVGNDACRFFYALRKSDQHLDFDLDLAKSQTNENPVYYIQYAHARICSVVNQWAGDLKTLEDADLSLLSNPRELTIASKLTEFRDLIDSAARELAPHLIAFYLKDLAGEFHGWYNAERMLVDDGALRDARVALAVAVRQTIRNGLAILGVSCPESM